One stretch of Armigeres subalbatus isolate Guangzhou_Male unplaced genomic scaffold, GZ_Asu_2 Contig326, whole genome shotgun sequence DNA includes these proteins:
- the LOC134204005 gene encoding uncharacterized protein LOC134204005, protein FFFRSKLFDRKNRSKKAGVSDSAADDDEFNVTGISHRIKTTSTGGSSTNRVVRNNPLYGENFKRFVAGGESMGPISFGASASNKSVIGGLRTVEGSSVSGARRGNNEFGENVNAILTDLDEELEVRNWRYQLSNDHF, encoded by the coding sequence TTCTTCTTCCGGTCGAAGCTGTTCGATCGGAAGAACCGCTCCAAGAAGGCGGGAGTGAGTGATAGTGCGGCGGACGACGATGAGTTCAACGTCACCGGCATTAGCCACCGGATCAAGACGACCAGCACGGGCGGGTCGTCAACGAACCGAGTAGTGCGAAACAATCCGTTGTACGGGGAGAACTTCAAGCGGTTCGTTGCCGGGGGCGAAAGTATGGGACCTATCAGTTTCGGTGCAAGTGCCAGCAATAAAAGTGTCATCGGGGGTCTGAGAACAGTGGAGGGATCTTCGGTGAGTGGGGCTCGACGAGGCAATAATGAATTTGGGGAAAACGTCAACGCTattttgactgatctggacgaAGAGCTGGAGGTCAGAAACTGGCGTTATCAATTATCCAATGATCATTTTTAG
- the LOC134204009 gene encoding uncharacterized protein LOC134204009 has translation MICNIATSENLSCNIANLCRVCSAPGSHNIFLKIPAYLHEHPRECVRWSSPIHRLVTEVTGLDITPDDGLPQKICVVCISYLKHAYTFRRQTIDNVAALLAAKYLIGVQEQSKDAKKNVDIMELIPTMVSPTVIRPNVNETSYKMMNFGGKGRKSIPYQKNLDKEVLGQVLGGSAQKRKKQNNVEEERRRIEEARLSRWQDSSPDENAAGTSGGFFSYTEKEFQEDDIMELDILKEHNITFNLPEDYKEKKCPSCRRRFMFDESYNEHLKECLLFKLVKFIREVYHFLYLKENRSISSFEFIRRVVFSVRKTVEVISCYDEGNVEPESETVESSSVKTADEDTIKIERSFLSNLEKLRLNYNPEGSKIMSPTILQQQLDDGPCSVTTESSSISPLLAITRCEECSKTFETVTELETHNKHYHCIPPTIATTPNNLKRPAPFPPAPIAPTPEEVEMIKNRLCLQTPDSSCGGGRPTGSSSDDQRKTVSCRKCKQRFYTITQLDNHQIRLCQRNSPPVQSQVAQSSAERNRKNLNASYFYTMELLKDMK, from the coding sequence ATGATTTGCAACATCGCCACATCGGAAAACCTCTCGTGCAACATCGCCAATCTGTGCCGAGTTTGTTCAGCGCCCGGGTCACACAATATTTTCCTCAAAATTCCAGCCTACCTGCACGAACATCCCCGGGAGTGTGTTCGCTGGTCGTCGCCGATCCATAGGTTAGTCACGGAAGTAACAGGTCTGGATATTACACCGGACGATGGGCTTCCTCAGAAAATTTGCGTCGTTTGCATCTCGTACCTGAAGCACGCGTACACATTCCGGAGGCAGACGATTGACAATGTCGCGGCACTGTTGGCCGCCAAGTATCTCATCGGGGTGCAAGAACAGAGCAAAGATGCCAAGAAGAACGTAGACATAATGGAACTTATTCCGACAATGGTGAGCCCGACGGTGATTCGACCCAACGTCAACGAAACCAGTTACAAAATGATGAACTTCGGAGGGAAAGGACGGAAATCGATTCCCTATCAGAAGAACTTGGACAAAGAAGTGCTTGGGCAAGTATTAGGTGGGAGTGCTCAGAAAAGAAAGAAGCAGAATAATGTGGAAGAGGAACGACGACGAATAGAGGAAGCACGCCTAAGCAGATGGCAAGATTCATCTCCCGATGAGAATGCAgcaggaacttctgggggaTTTTTCAGCTATACGGAAAAAGAGTTTCAGGAAGATGACATTATGGAGCTGGACATTCTGAAGGAACACAATATAACATTTAATCTACCAGAAGACTATAAGGAGAAAAAGTGTCCTTCTTGTCGGAGGCGGTTTATGTTCGATGAGTCGTATAATGAGCACCTTAAAGAATGTCTCCTGTTTAAGCTGGTTAAGTTTATTCGGGAAGTCTATCATTTCCTTTATTTGAAGGAAAATCGATCCATTTCGTCGTTTGAATTTATTAGAAGGGTTGTATTCTCTGTTAGGAAAACGGTTGAAGTGATTTCCTGCTATGACGAGGGAAATGTTGAACCAGAATCAGAAACTGTTGAGAGCTCTAGCGTAAAGACAGCTGATGAGGACACAATCAAAATTGAACGCTCTTTTCTAAGCAATTTGGAAAAACTTCGCCTTAATTACAATCCAGAAGgatctaaaattatgtcacCCACCATTCTGCAGCAACAACTAGATGACGGTCCCTGTTCGGTCACCACAGAGTCTAGTTCGATATCACCTCTTTTGGCAATCACTCGTTGCGAAGAGTGCAGTAAAACATTCGAAACGGTCACTGAACTCGAAACGCACAATAAACACTACCATTGTATACCACCTACAATCGCAACAACGCCGAACAATCTCAAAAGGCCTGCACCGTTCCCCCCAGCACCGATTGCACCTACTCCGGAAGAAGTAGAAAtgatcaaaaatcgactttgccTACAAACGCCGGACTCGTCTTGTGGCGGCGGACGTCCAACTGGCAGCAGTAGCGACGACCAACGGAAAACGGTTAGCTGCAGAAAATGCAAACAGCGATTCTACACAATAACTCAGCTGGACAATCATCAGATTCGCCTCTGTCAGCGAAACTCGCCACCCGTTCAGAGTCAGGTGGCACAAAGTTCAGCCGAACGGAACCGGAAGAATCTAAACGCCAGCTACTTTTATACCATGGAGTTGCTCAAGGATATGAAGTAG